One Argentina anserina chromosome 6, drPotAnse1.1, whole genome shotgun sequence genomic window, ttCGAAGTCATATATTCAGTAGATTAATTTCaaaggaacaaaaaaaaaatcagtgaGTTTCACAAGTTGGAGTTTCTCCCAAGTAAGGGTAAAGGTTTGGCTTATAGCCTAATAGAACCACAAATCAAAACATATCATATAACCATGCAGGCTGCAGCAACAAACATCTGCCCCAGAACTACCGCACATTCAGTGCACAGTTAGTCAGTTACTCTAGTGAAAGAGAAAACTCCACACCCCAAGTGCTTCTGAATTGAATGCAGTTGCAGATTTATAATTGTAGACCCCCAAAAACCTAATCTATTGCACAGGTATGGATGTTCTGCATCAAACTTAACCTCTAGTTTAAATTAGTAGTTTGTGGCATTAAcaggaaagaagaaaaaactaaAAGCAGAAATCCCATATAGGAGATGAAGCATAGGATCAGCACCAGATCCCCACCAACCTGTTCGTAGCACACATCAATTAAATCCAAGGCTTGTGTCATTTCAACCATCCCAAGTTCACCTACAGGGGATGGAGCAGTTTTTCCACCAATTATCTTAGGGGAAATAAATGCAAAGACCTGCAACACATGAAATGCattactaaaataaaaaacaaagccAAAAGTATGCGTACCAAAAACAACGGAAAAACAAGTTTTCAGCTTTTTCTCCAATATCTTACTGAACTTATGGCATCATAAGTTGTAAGCAGATAAAAGTAGAAGGCCAACATAAATTCATAGAGACAGAAGAAGCAAGAAAGAAACCTTATGTATTACTCCAGATGAGATAGCAGATGCAGCTAGTGTCCCTCCACACTCCCACAAAACTGAAAGATATCCACGATCATGGAAGTACTCCATTACTTCTCTGGGATGTAAGATGTCAAACTCCACAACTTCAATTCCTTTAGATGCAAGAAACTTCTGAAAGCTCCTTCTGGCACCCCTCTGTGTAACATCAGAAGTATCCCAAAGGTTTGCTTCCTCAGGGAGATCAAGCGTCTGTGTCATTACAATCCGCAAGGGCATATGACCTCCTCCATGCCTTGCAGTTAACCTCGGATCTAATTCATAATCAACAGATATAATTATCAGACAGTATGTTAAGCATTTCCTATCAACAGAAGCAATCACAAAGTTtgagaaaatgacaaaaaactTACTGTCCCTGCGTGCGGTATTTCCTCCAACAATGATGGCATCACTTCTAACCCGCAGTTCAAAAACTCGATTTCGAGAGGTCTTGCTGCTTATCCAGGAGGCATGTCCACTGGAAGCAGCAATTTTTCCTGCGAACACAGAGGAGTGTAAGCAAACATAATTAGAGAGGAAACATGAATGTAGGTGTGAAAGAGTGAGAGGAAAGCTCACCATCAAGAGTCATAGCATACTTGAGAACAGAGAAGGGGAGTCGAGAAGCAGCTCTACAAATCAAAGGAGCATTGACAACAAGGCACGACTTGCGAGCTTCCTCGAAGAGCTTGGTGTTGAGGTCCTCACTCAGCACGTCAACTTGCAAGCCTTGACTTCGGAGTGCCCTCATGGCATTCCCTCTCAGATGCTGCAGTGGGTGCCTCAACCCAATCACCACTCTTTCAACACCACCCTATTACATCATTTGATAGGAGCATCAATCTAGGAGCTTTTTGTACCTGAATGAGGGCGGAGACGGCGGAGTGGTTGCCGTGGCAGTCGCCGGGCTCCATGTTAAGATAAGCGGTGGCATGGCGGGAGAGCTGTCAGGCGGCCTCGACGGCGAGGGCCTCGGCGGGCTTGGTGCCCTGGGCGTAGAGGAAGCCCTCGCCGGCGACTTTGCCGGAAGGAGTGGGGAGAGGTGAAGCCGGCGGATTTATCGGCGAGATGGACGGCGCGTTTAATGAAGGAGGCATCGAGATCGGCGCGTGGGGTTGGGATGAGTTGTTGTGGGAAGCAGTGCAGACTGCAGAGTATAGAAGGAGGAGAAGAGCAGTAGAGTCTGAGCGCCATTCAACCCTCACACTCCCTTCTCACTCAATCTGTCACTGCCCACGTCATCTATAACTTCTACTACTTTGGCTTGTAGTAGGGTTTCTACAACAATCGACTTCTACGTACATTCGAACTGGAACTGGAACTGGAACTGGAACTGAACAAGTTTAATGAAATGAacgaggttttttttttaataatgaaatgaaCACATGTTCAAGTTTCCCGATTTCTGAAATACTATCCAATTTTTGGTTTATAACTAGTTTGTCAACCACAAGAGCAGAGCTTCGTCAAGGGGTTTACCCTAGTACTTGGTTTCTGCTACATATGGACTTATCAATTCTACAGAGACTGACATTGACAACAGGGAAGCTCTGTACCTAGGCATTATGAGTTGCCCAAGGGAAATATCCgtacaagaaaaataaaaggaaagcatcaattatttataatgtaatttcagcatcatcatcatcatcaacattcAACAGCCACACCAAACCTTAGTAGGTTATACAGAATATTTATGACTTGGTTCTGTCATGCAACTagaaaaataacataaaacaTAATGCGACGCGGCAGTGAATAATGTGGCAACATCAGGCAGCTGCATctactcctcttcttctgcctCCTCCAGCCACTTCACAAAAGGCTCCAGAGCTTTCACAAATGTTTGCCTGCAACAATTTCCAGCagatatttataattttgaaacttaAACCAAGTAACACTACTTTAAAACATATATTTGTGAATTTTGAAGTCGAGAAGAAAGCCCTACCTGCCCTTGGGATTTGTTCCTTTGCGGAACCAATGGAGGATAGTGTCTTCTGCAAGCACATCCTGATCATACAGAGACCTAACAATTTCAGTGAACAGCTTCATCAGCTTGGCATCCTCATAGCACTGCATCTGAACTTTGTATATAAGCTCCAACTCAAGCTTCCCATTGGTGCAGAAGGCATTCAACAGTTGTGCCCATGTTTTCACCTGTATTTCACATTTGTTTGTAACAGGCCCATTAAACAATAATTCTGAGTAAAAACAATAAAcagataatatatatttttcagcattcaatatttagatttgTTAACCATTTTAACTCATATCTTTGATCCTCTCGAGTGTTTCAAAGCTCATAAATTACATTCAACTGCTTCATCGATAAACCATTGGAAGTATTCTTTTGTCATTTGTCGATATATTGAACACAT contains:
- the LOC126800912 gene encoding LOW QUALITY PROTEIN: riboflavin biosynthesis protein PYRR, chloroplastic (The sequence of the model RefSeq protein was modified relative to this genomic sequence to represent the inferred CDS: inserted 3 bases in 2 codons; substituted 1 base at 1 genomic stop codon), whose amino-acid sequence is MALRLYCSSPPSILCSLHCFPQQLIPTPRADLDASFIKRAVHLADKSAGFTSPHXPSGKVAGEGFLYAQGTKPAEALAVEAAXQLSRHATAYLNMEPGDCHGNHSAVSALIQGGVERVVIGLRHPLQHLRGNAMRALRSQGLQVDVLSEDLNTKLFEEARKSCLVVNAPLICRAASRLPFSVLKYAMTLDGKIAASSGHASWISSKTSRNRVFELRVRSDAIIVGGNTARRDNPRLTARHGGGHMPLRIVMTQTLDLPEEANLWDTSDVTQRGARRSFQKFLASKGIEVVEFDILHPREVMEYFHDRGYLSVLWECGGTLAASAISSGVIHKVFAFISPKIIGGKTAPSPVGELGMVEMTQALDLIDVCYEQVGPDMLVSGFLQPIPDLTPVIPSVDETYEIDPTVTPYDSRIIFFYKIWXPYGSFSIFSPHPIKMPDVDGDYSTWLSVEHYYQAHKFVGVDDPVARECVENIKSAKSPEEAACIGRSMQRRHPCLVRSDWESVKIDVIYRALKCKFSIYPHLNSILLSTAGSVLVEAAPHDLFSGEGRDGEGLNNLGRLLMQLRSEFLGESPTLNESSCLGVYS